Proteins from one Cicer arietinum cultivar CDC Frontier isolate Library 1 chromosome 3, Cicar.CDCFrontier_v2.0, whole genome shotgun sequence genomic window:
- the LOC101509698 gene encoding telomere repeat-binding protein 5-like, with the protein MVMQKRLNYGFNGYQVPRASRSPRGRGTIRKKPDSNRIQAFDILASVAGNILHENASSIPDNVVSVKDHPTFSGINIKDNKQENQLGSLKEEQIEHGTCSEVVSGCVPSLQGKHENQRVTCDSSFHDNHLEGEGQNVLEREDEHVKGRSTNEKIIQIQNRSNGLIEPSERASKDYSSENYVEKPSLEGYDQRNLDSRKLVNIRDDDENFVRCTQMNSKNRISGTTSDMVLKVKDASPCVNDENDSGDNYVVENSERMYPFKKRKFFYQTSSSTSDSWSQSQGIVDSSYTRVNGTNHNAVIEESSSIADQQVHHGSKGCNVKLSIKSFKVPELFIDIPETATIGSLKRTVMEAVTAILGDELHVGILLQGKKVRDDNKTLIQTGISQDDKHHRLGFMLEPRHNRTSSSYNEEPCLLTTSTRQKFSRQSTSLMLQQGTYNVSRERSMVKIENCNEGDLNVVSTIGDTSANNHNMSKCRALVAVPSINMNALAVVPYRRKSGNPDFGQRRIRRPFSVLEVEALVQAVEKLGTGRWRDVKQRAFDNAKHRTYVDLKDKWKTLVHTARISPQQRRGEPVPQELLDRVLAAHAYWSQQQCKHQIKSL; encoded by the exons ATGGTTATGCAGAAGAGGTTAAATTATGGTTTTAATGGCTACCAAGTTCCTAGAGCTTCTAGATCACCTAGA GGAAGGGGAACAATAAGGAAGAAACCTGATAGCAATCGGATACAAGCATTTGATATTTTGGCTAGTGTAGCTGGAAACATTTTGCACGAGAATGCGAGTTCGATTCCTGATAATGTTGTTTCTGTGAAAGATCATCCCACTTTTTCCGGTATTAATATAAAGGACAACAAACAAGAGAATCAACTAGGATCATTAAAGGAGGAGCAAATTGAGCATGGAACTTGTAGTGAAGTTGTCTCTGGTTGTGTCCCTAGTTTGCAAGGGAAACATGAAAACCAAAG GGTGACATGTGATTCATCATTTCATGACAATCATCTTGAAGGAGAAGGACAAAATGTCCTTGAGAGGGAAGATGAACATGTGAAAGGGAGAAGTACGAACGAGAAAATCATCCAGATTCAAAATAGATCCAATGGATTAATAGAACCAAGTGAAAGAGCATCAAAAGATTATAGTTCAGAAAATTATGTAGAGAAGCCTTCATTGGAGGGTTATGATCAAAGGAaccttgattctagaaaattaGTTAATATTAGAGATGATGATGAAAACTTTGTTAGGtgcacacaaatgaactcaaaGAATAGGATATCTGGCACAACATCAGATATGGTACTAAAAGTTAAGGATGCAAGTCCTTGTGTAAATG ACGAGAACGATAGTGGTGACAATTATGTGGTTGAAAATTCAGAAAGGATGTATCCGTTTAAGAAAAGAAAGTTCTTCTATCAAACCTCTTCATCTACATCTGATAGTTGGTCTCAATCTCAAGGCATAGTGGACTCTTCTTATACAAGGGTTAATGGCACAAACCACAATGCAGTAATTGAAGAGTCATCTTCTATAGCTGATCAACAAGTACATCATGGATCCAAGGGTTGTAATG TGAAGCTTAGCATAAAATCCTTTAAAGTCCCTGAACTTTTTATTGATATACCTGAAACTGCAACAATTGGTTCACTGAAG AGGACAGTAATGGAGGCTGTGACAGCTATTCTTGGAGATGAACTACATGTAGGCATCCTTCTTCAAGGAAAAAAGGTTCGAGACGACAACAAAACTCTAATCCAAACTGGTATATCTCAAGATGACAAACATCATAGGTTAGGGTTCATGTTGGAGCCAAGACATAATCGAACTTCATCTTCATACAATGAAGAACCTTGTTTACTAACCACTAGTACACGGCAAAAGTTCTCAAG GCAATCAACATCTTTAATGTTACAACAAGGAACATATAATGTATCACGAGAACGTTCTATggtcaaaattgaaaattgtaatGAAGGAGATCTTAATGTTGTCTCCACTATAGGAGATACTTCGGCTAACAACCATAACATGTCAAAGTGTCGTGCTCTTGTAGCAGTTCCTTCCATTAACATGAATGCGTTGGCTGTGGTTCCATATCGGCGCAAATCTGGAAATCCCGACTTTGGACAACGCCGAATTAGGAGACCGTTCTCTGTTCTAGAAGTAGAAGCATTGGTTCAAGCAGTTGAAAAACTCGGAACCGGAAG GTGGCGTGATGTCAAACAACGTGCTTTTGATAATGCGAAACATCGAACTTATGTTGATTTGAAG GATAAGTGGAAGACATTGGTTCACACAGCAAGAATATCTCCTCAACAAAGGAGAGGAGAACCTGTTCCTCAAGAGCTTCTTGACAGAGTCTTAGCTGCTCATGCTTATTGGTCTCAACAACAATGTAAACATCAAATTAAATCACTATAA